TAAAAGATATGATGAAAGAACATGGTGAAGAAGGTGCATTTTTACGGGTTGGTGTTAAAGGAGGAGGATGCAGCGGTCTTTCTTATGGAATGGGATTTGACCACGAAAAGAACGATGGTGACCATGAATTTACACAACATGGTATTACCATTCTTGTAGATAAAGAAAGTGCTCCTATTTTAAAGGGTACGAAAATTGATTATAAACAATCCCTTATGGGTGGAGGTTTTACCATCGATAATCCGAATGCCATCGCTCAATGTGGTTGCGGCTCTTCATTCCGTACGGCTACAAATGCTGGTACGCCTGAGGAATGTTAAAGGTGATAAGAAAATAGACAACAACAAACGGACCAAATATATGGTCCGTTTCTGTTTGAATATTTCTCCTCTTAATTTTAAGGAAAGAGCGATCTACTCATTAAACATGCTCGTACTATGCATCGGTTGGACGCGAGATTTAGGATCGATATAGGATTTGGCATTATTGACGGCTGTAGGCGCTTCCCCGAAGCCGCTTGCGATCAATTTTACCTTTCCATCATAAGTGCAAATATCTCCTGCTGCATAAATTCCTTTAATGTTTGTTTCCATTTTGGAGTTAACTAAAATGGAGTTTTTCTCAATTTCTAAGCCCCAATTTTTAATTGGGCCTAGTGAAGATACAAACCCGAAGTTTACGATCACATCATCAACATCGATGACTTCTTTGCGCTCACCTTTTACTTCCTCCAAGACGATTTGATTAATATTTTCATCGCCTA
This sequence is a window from Bacillus alveayuensis. Protein-coding genes within it:
- a CDS encoding iron-sulfur cluster assembly protein (product_source=KO:K13628; cath_funfam=2.60.300.12; cog=COG0316; ko=KO:K13628; pfam=PF01521; superfamily=89360; tigrfam=TIGR00049), whose protein sequence is MSDIITLTEAAAYQIKDMMKEHGEEGAFLRVGVKGGGCSGLSYGMGFDHEKNDGDHEFTQHGITILVDKESAPILKGTKIDYKQSLMGGGFTIDNPNAIAQCGCGSSFRTATNAGTPEEC